Proteins from one Limanda limanda chromosome 9, fLimLim1.1, whole genome shotgun sequence genomic window:
- the myoc gene encoding myocilin has protein sequence MFLLLLLCMCGLLLRGEAQDRASLWRGNDRSGRCQYTFTVPSPAESTCPQTSGPEMEGLKARLGLLEALVSRLTGGDTGGPQASGARVQAELQEALDRAAGERNLLRGEKERLERELGTLQHRMEEMRREMEKLRSRPCPLQTPVAPPSQSLQNSGPMRPAAGSSQLSHLMTRPNRQRDSSSLRDSAWQYGQTGFQELKAEVTEVPAPDAADNNTGCGELVSVGEPVTHRKADNIAGKYGVWMQDPEAVSPYGPNTIWRIDAIGTDVRQLFGYEDMEQLSKGFPSKVLLLPELVESTGATVFRGSLYYQRRRSRTLIRYDLASESTAARRDLPHAGFHGQYPYSWGGYTDIDLSVDEQGLWAVYSTSKAKGAIVISQLDPNTLEVKKSWETNIRKTSVANSFIICGKMYTVSSYAMPTTVINYMYDTATSQGKTIAIPFRNKYHYNSMVDYSLAQRKLFAWDNFHIVSYDLRLGRTQVN, from the exons CACTGTCCCCAGCCCTGCGGAGTCCACCTGCCCACAGACCAGTGGCCCAGAAATGGAGGGCCTGAAGGCCAGGCTCGGTCTGCTGGAGGCGCTGGTGTCCCGTCTGACAGGTGGGGACACCGGGGGTCCCCAGGCGTCCGGAGCCAGGGTCCAGGCTGAGCTTCAGGAGGCACTGGACCGGGCTGCTGGGGAGAGGAACCTGCTGCGGGGGGAGAAGGAGCGTCTGGAGAGGGAGCTGGGGACACTGCAGCACAGGATggaagagatgaggagggagatggagaagctgaggagCAGACCCTGTCCTCTGCAGACCCCCGTGGCGCCGCCCAGCCAATCTCTGCAGAACAGTGGCCCGATGAGACCTGCTGCAG gCTCCAGTCAGTTGTCTCACCTGATGACTCGACccaacagacagagggacagcagCAGTCTGAGAG aCTCAGCGTGGCAGTATGGACAAACAGGTTTCCAGGAGCTGAAGGCTGAGGTGACGGAGGTGCCAGCTCCTGATGCCGCTGATAACAACACAG GTTGCGGAGAGCTGGTTTCAGTTGGGGAGCCTGTCACTCACAGGAAAGCCGACAACATAGCAGGTAAATATGGTGTTTGGATGCAGGACCCTGAGGCCGTCTCCCCCTATGGACCCAACACGATCTGGCGCATCGACGCCATTGGCACCGACGTCAGGCAGCTGTTTGGGTATGAAGACATGGAACAACTCTCCAAAGGCTTTCCATCCAAG GTGTTGCTGTTGCCCGAGCTGGTGGAGAGCACCGGGGCCACTGTGTTCCGAGGCTCGCTCTACTATCAGAGACGCCGCAGCCGCACCCTCATCCGCTACGACCTGGCCTCTGAGAGCACCGCAGCCCGTCGGGACCTCCCCCACGCCGGCTTCCACGGCCAGTACCCCTACTCATGGGGGGGCTACACGGACATCGACTTGTCCGTGGACGAGCAGGGGCTGTGGGCCGTCTACTCCACCAGCAAGGCCAAAGGGGCCATTGTGATCTCGCAGCTGGACCCCAACACCCTGGAGGTGAAGAAGAGCTGGGAGACCAACATCAGGAAGACCTCGGTGGCCAACTCCTTCATCATCTGTGGGAAGATGTACACCGTGTCCAGCTACGCCATGCCCACCACCGTCATCAACTACATGTACGACACCGCCACCAGCCAGGGGAAGACCATAGCCATCCCCTTCAGGAACAAGTACCACTACAACTCCATGGTCGACTACAGCCTGGCTCAGAGGAAGCTGTTTGCCTGGGACAACTTCCACATAGTGTCCTACGACCTCAGGCTGGGTCGCACGCAGGTCAACTGA